Proteins from one Pseudarthrobacter sp. BIM B-2242 genomic window:
- a CDS encoding carbohydrate ABC transporter permease, which yields MSSLSPVNPDPAAPPVASEPFTPRDRPFSARNLVQTIAGGYLPLLLATLVVFLPLLWMILSSFKLPGEIITMDLKILPASLDPQNYNIAMTTVPFAQFFINSTIVTVVGSTIKVLLAILTAYALVFVRFPFRNAIFILILVALMVPPQVSILPNYILIAGMGGKNTLWGIILPGLGTAFGTFLLRQHFLTLPASILESAEIDGAGHWRRLWQIVVPVSVPSIATVALVTVVSEWNEYIWPLIITDRPETMTLPVGLTLLQNSESNASGWGILMAGAVLVIVPILVVFAALQRYIVAGLTQGSVTG from the coding sequence ATGAGTTCACTCTCACCGGTCAATCCTGACCCGGCCGCTCCCCCGGTGGCATCGGAGCCCTTCACACCGCGGGACCGGCCCTTCTCGGCCCGGAACCTGGTCCAGACCATCGCCGGCGGCTACCTTCCCCTGCTGCTGGCAACGCTGGTGGTCTTCCTCCCGCTGCTGTGGATGATCCTGAGCTCCTTCAAGCTCCCCGGGGAAATCATCACCATGGATCTGAAGATCCTGCCGGCGAGCCTGGACCCGCAGAACTACAACATAGCGATGACCACTGTGCCGTTCGCGCAGTTCTTCATCAACAGCACCATCGTCACCGTGGTGGGCTCAACCATCAAGGTGCTGCTGGCCATCCTCACGGCCTACGCCCTGGTGTTCGTCCGTTTCCCCTTCAGGAACGCCATCTTCATCCTCATCCTCGTGGCCCTGATGGTTCCGCCCCAGGTCTCCATCCTGCCGAACTACATCCTGATCGCCGGGATGGGCGGCAAGAACACTCTGTGGGGCATCATCCTGCCCGGGCTTGGCACGGCGTTCGGGACGTTCCTGCTGCGGCAGCATTTCCTCACGCTGCCGGCCTCCATCCTGGAGTCTGCCGAGATTGACGGTGCCGGTCACTGGCGACGCCTGTGGCAGATCGTGGTCCCTGTGTCTGTCCCGTCCATTGCCACCGTGGCGCTGGTGACAGTGGTCAGCGAATGGAACGAATACATCTGGCCGCTGATCATCACTGACCGCCCGGAAACCATGACGTTGCCGGTTGGCCTGACGCTGCTGCAGAACTCCGAAAGCAACGCTTCCGGCTGGGGCATCCTCATGGCCGGCGCAGTGCTGGTGATCGTCCCCATCCTGGTGGTCTTCGCAGCCCTCCAGCGCTATATCGTTGCGGGCCTCACCCAAGGCAGCGTCACAGGCTGA
- a CDS encoding ABC transporter substrate-binding protein yields MTTNLDRRHFLGLAGVTAGAAALSACGGPDTGGTTTSTEAAEIDFSGVKPAATIDFWTNHPGKSQDVEKAIIEKFHAKYPDIKVNLVTAGANYEEIAQKFQTSQAAKSGLPGVVVLSDVWWFRYFTNGSIIPVDGLIKELDIKVDDFRQSLVDDYKYDDRQWALPYGRSTPLFYYNKDHFAAAGLPDRAPATWQEFGEWAPKLKATSGAQYAYIYPALAGYAGWTLQNNLWGWGGAWSEDWDITCDSPEAVEALQWAQDSIYKHNWAGVSSKEAADDFSAGLTSSTISSTGSLLGVLKSATFNVGVGFLPGGPKVSSGVCPTGGAGLGIPSGITKEEQLAAGTFLKFMTEPENTAAFSAATGYMPTRTSADMATVLAQTPQIKTAMDQLAVTKVQDRARVFLPGADQEMAKAAAKILTQQGDVKATMTELKKTLEGIYIKDVKPKLKA; encoded by the coding sequence ATGACTACGAATCTGGACCGGAGGCATTTCCTGGGGCTGGCTGGCGTAACGGCCGGCGCCGCAGCACTTTCCGCCTGCGGAGGGCCCGATACCGGCGGCACCACCACCTCAACGGAGGCCGCGGAAATCGACTTCAGCGGCGTCAAGCCGGCAGCCACCATCGATTTCTGGACGAACCACCCGGGCAAGTCCCAGGATGTTGAGAAGGCGATTATCGAAAAGTTCCACGCCAAGTACCCTGACATCAAGGTTAACCTGGTCACCGCCGGGGCAAACTACGAGGAAATCGCCCAGAAGTTCCAAACCTCCCAAGCCGCCAAGTCCGGGCTGCCCGGAGTTGTCGTGCTGTCAGACGTCTGGTGGTTCCGCTACTTTACGAACGGGAGCATCATCCCTGTGGACGGGCTCATCAAGGAACTGGACATCAAGGTGGACGATTTCCGCCAGTCCCTCGTGGACGACTACAAGTACGATGACCGGCAGTGGGCGCTCCCGTATGGACGGTCCACCCCGCTGTTTTACTACAACAAGGACCATTTTGCCGCGGCCGGCCTGCCGGACCGGGCCCCAGCCACCTGGCAGGAGTTCGGCGAATGGGCCCCCAAACTCAAGGCCACCTCCGGCGCGCAGTACGCCTACATCTATCCCGCCCTGGCCGGCTACGCAGGCTGGACACTGCAGAATAACCTGTGGGGCTGGGGCGGTGCGTGGTCAGAGGATTGGGACATCACGTGTGATTCACCCGAAGCGGTGGAAGCCCTGCAGTGGGCCCAGGACTCTATCTACAAGCACAACTGGGCCGGGGTCTCGTCCAAGGAAGCCGCTGACGATTTCTCAGCCGGCCTGACCTCCTCCACGATTTCCTCCACCGGCTCGCTCCTGGGCGTGCTGAAATCCGCCACGTTCAACGTCGGTGTCGGCTTCCTGCCGGGCGGGCCGAAGGTGAGCAGCGGGGTGTGCCCCACCGGCGGTGCCGGACTTGGCATCCCCAGCGGCATCACCAAGGAGGAACAGCTCGCCGCAGGGACGTTCCTGAAGTTCATGACCGAACCGGAGAACACGGCGGCGTTCTCCGCTGCAACGGGGTACATGCCCACGCGCACGTCGGCGGACATGGCCACGGTGCTGGCGCAGACACCGCAGATCAAGACCGCCATGGACCAGTTGGCCGTGACTAAGGTCCAGGACCGGGCCCGCGTGTTCCTGCCCGGGGCCGATCAGGAAATGGCCAAGGCCGCGGCGAAGATCCTCACGCAGCAGGGCGATGTGAAGGCCACCATGACGGAGCTGAAGAAGACTTTGGAAGGCATCTACATCAAGGACGTCAAGCCGAAGCTCAAAGCCTGA
- the map gene encoding type I methionyl aminopeptidase codes for MAFGQPRIEYKTNAQMRTMHEAGLVLSRALDAAVAAAVPGVTTKHLDDVFAAVLNEAGAKSNFLGYHGFPATVCTSVNEEVVHGIPGGRVLNDGDIISIDGGAIVDGWHSDSARTVIVGTADPEDQRLSDVTQAAMWHGIAALAKRGHVGDVGAAIDDYVSSVPGKPLGILEDYVGHGIGSEMHMAPDVLNYRTSHRGPKVKAGLCLAIEPMLVRGSIDTAVLADDWTVVTTDGKRSCQWEHSVAVHDRGIWVLSAPDGGAEHLVPLGVTPVPIP; via the coding sequence CCCGTATCGAATACAAAACCAACGCCCAGATGCGCACCATGCACGAGGCCGGCCTGGTCTTGAGCCGTGCACTGGATGCTGCCGTTGCAGCGGCCGTGCCCGGCGTCACCACCAAGCACCTGGACGACGTCTTCGCCGCGGTGCTGAACGAAGCCGGCGCCAAGTCCAACTTCCTTGGCTACCACGGATTCCCGGCCACCGTCTGCACGTCCGTGAACGAGGAAGTGGTGCACGGCATCCCCGGCGGCCGTGTCCTGAACGACGGCGACATCATCTCGATTGATGGCGGCGCGATTGTTGACGGCTGGCATTCGGACTCCGCGCGGACAGTCATCGTGGGCACCGCAGATCCGGAGGACCAGCGGCTCTCCGATGTCACCCAGGCAGCCATGTGGCACGGCATCGCGGCGCTGGCCAAGCGCGGCCACGTGGGAGACGTCGGCGCAGCCATCGACGACTACGTCTCGTCGGTTCCGGGCAAGCCGCTGGGCATCCTCGAGGACTACGTGGGCCACGGCATCGGCTCAGAGATGCACATGGCGCCGGACGTCCTGAACTACCGGACCAGTCACCGCGGCCCCAAGGTCAAGGCCGGCCTATGCTTGGCCATTGAACCCATGCTGGTCCGCGGCAGCATCGATACCGCCGTCCTGGCGGATGACTGGACCGTGGTGACCACCGACGGCAAGCGCTCCTGCCAGTGGGAGCATTCCGTGGCTGTCCACGATCGGGGGATCTGGGTTCTCTCAGCTCCCGACGGCGGGGCGGAGCACCTGGTGCCGCTCGGCGTCACGCCTGTCCCGATCCCGTAG